The region ggatgctgcacattggtggtggtggtggaggggagtccccattacctgtaaagcgctttgagtggagtgtccagaaaagcgctatataagtgtaagtaatcattattattattcagaggTTTTAACACCCTGAGTTCATTCAAGGTACACATTGTGCTTTCcccttactgtatatgaaacaaaaaaaaatgaaaaatatgtatttttttaataacttaaaCTGTTTTccaacttttcagcatggaattaacctttacttgttcactCTATTTTGAGGTTCCATCACTGTACTGATAGTGAGAAGCAAACAAGCTCCAAGTGATGCAAACATGAAAAATAGCTAATTGATCAAGATAGGCATCAATGCACAGATAAAACAAAAGGCTCAGATGACTGCTCATTAGCTGGACTTAATACAGAACTTTTGAAATCCTAATTACGATATGAAAGTGGTACCGCTTTCTCTTCAGATTACaattatgtttatttcttcttaggaaaaaaacatcctaatattgaatatttaaaccTTGTCTGAGGTGCAATTGGTTGTAGATCCAACAGTACTGAACAAGAAAGAACAACATCACAGGATTCAcaacaagcaaacaaaaacattctgaaaagaaCTTAAAGTAGACAACTGGCAGCAATTACATCAGCATACAGAGCAAAACTATTTATTCCATTTGATCATTATAAATTAATTGTTGTAAATAATATGCTCTTCATTCTATGGGTTTCATTAACTTGGGTGatgacaatgtacagtattgtcaccttatatttatttatacatcACTATTTTACTGGATTAATCTCCTTTAAAGAGTATCACAGTAGTGTCTCAACTGGAATATGAACCTACAACCCTCCCAGTTACATGTTCAGAGCCCTGAACCCTAAATCAAACACTAAACCCTCAGTACTGCACACCTGTGAGGCCTCACAGAACATGGCTGACTTCCAATGCATTATTCAGATCATTAGGGGTGTTGGCTCCAGTAACTCAGTTAAATTCCATCTGGGTCGTACAATCTGACTTTTTTAAAGCTCCCCATCAATTCAGATGGcgaagtaatttctcacttccCTACGGATGGCTGTGCTGTATAAGTAATACCGCTGGAAGAGAATGGATGATACACAGTGGGCGATGAAGCTCAAGTACTGCGGAACCATAGGATTCAAAGCGCTGTATACATGCAAGGAATTAATAATACTATCAAAACATTTCAACGAGCTCTCAAACTATATCAAGCATCTTATCCCAATaccaattataaaatatttactgatTGAACATAGTAGGTGGTACCATCTCTTGGAACATTTTTAAAGCTCATGCATTTTACTTTATCACACGTCAGCATAAAAACTCACAAAACGTCCCAGAACGTGTCTAAACGGCtgtctaaatattttaacttctgTTCATTTTCACTTTATGTGTTTACTGCATCTCGATACATCTGCTTTGCAAACTCGCTTcggtaaaataaaatgcatcgtCATATCTACAGTACGCCAGTTTTCAATTCAAAACCAGGAAGCACATGAACATATGCGATTCTATTTCTGGCTTTATGTAAACAtcataataaaaaaagcaacGTTCATATTAACTTGTGTAGTTACTTACTGTGGGCAATCGCTTCGATCGTAGACTAGTGCTgacttaatttattaattaatatgatAAACCCCCGATGCTTATTTGCACCAGCCATCTAAATACCAAACCTGATTTGAAACAAGATCCACAATTTTTGAATAACTGAAAACATAGAAtcgatgcatgttttttttttttttggtcacagcaCTAAAAAGCATTATGTTGGTGCCATACGATAGCACCACTAGCAGGGTTAACCCGTATTAAGCAGATCGAATTACACGAAAGAAAGAACTGTTTTACCTGATTACAAACGGGTCATCAAGATGCTATGTAACCGTTGATGGTGAAAAGTACTCCGTATTTATAAAAGCAAGCTTATATTTTGCTCATGGTGCAGAAAATCCTCGGGTGTCAGCCGCACCACTACCCTTCAGCCGACAGCCATCTTGGTCAGGTGAACAAACAGCTGAGGAACGCCAAGGCTGACGCGGCACGTACGTGACGTCAGGATTATACCCAGTGTGTGCGTTTCCCAATGGATTTTTTGGAGCCAGTCCCAACCGGTCGGATTAGTCGTTCCATACAAATCTATGGATAATCTGTATCGTTTTTATGTGGTGCAAATGCTACCTCTTGTATACAGCTATTTGTAGGGTTTTTGTTTCACAAAACGATTTTTAACAGATTTTATCTTGCGGAAATTAGATGCATTCAGAATTTGGGGGGtgtcatttaaattaatttttaatgtgtttattgGTTACGTACTACCCTTACATTGCcctgaaagatacagtatatgtttatgttgcacTGAAATCTTCAAAAACGTTTTGCTTCAATTTACTTTCATCACGAAGAAgtattattaaattaagttGAAGTAGGTTGCTGCGTcagcatgggtaggctgcaaaggaacaggtaacgggaattattccatggtgaaaagaaaagaaaggaaacagcaTTTCagatgtggagccttcttcaggtgtgccacagccgaaacattgcgtttcctttcttttcttttcagcatggaataaaccctggCAAGAGTGTGTGCTGAaattattagttttaaaatagtTCTAGCTATATGTTTCTTTTAACTTCGTTTTAGGGTGAGTTTAGTCTCAAATTAGCTCCTTTAAAAAGTTAACTACCATGTTAATCTTCTAACAAACATTAAAGGTCAGATTAGTTCATGTGggaagctgtgtcagcatgcgtagtctacAAAGGTAATCGGTTTATCCCAGGTGTGATCTAACTATAACTCTAActctcacatctgaagaaggcttcacagataTACTCATATACTCAGATATAAAAGATTACCCAGAGATATGTCTACTGACCTTGTTAACTGTAATCTATGAGTGTCAGGAGAGGAGGAATCAGGCTGTGGTGGAACCCAAAATAATGGAATTgtttaaagagaaaaagaatGTCTCTATCAACATATTGTTTAATTTTGTAGACTGTAATTGCAGGTTATCACCAAAAATCATAatcagtaaaacaaaaagaagtaGAAATAGTCTTTTATTAGAGTAGTCCCTAAACCCTGTCTGAAAACCCTGTATTACAAGAGGGGGCTTTAAGGGAggcattactgtatattaggaGTTGTATAAATCTCCATGCAAGCATAATGAAGACCACAAATGAACCTGAAGAAAGCgggcaaaagaaaaataacacaatcTAGCCCCAAAACAATAATACAGTAAAGCTAAATCCACAAACTGGTCAGTTTGGTGAAAATATCACACATATCTGATAGGTTTTATAATGTTTGAGTTCCAGGACAGTTATTTCCTTATTGATTATTTCCTTGTTCAATATAAATAGCAGAACAATGTTAAAGTTAATCATCTTGAATGACACATTCTTATTCTGTACAAACAATAAAAAGCCTTTGtataaaaacatgtaaaatcACAAACCCACGTTACCTAAGGATAAAAGATAGTAGCGCAGTATAGTGCTGGTGATGTTGTAGTGATATCATACATGGTTACAATAGCTTATAATGAATGTGATGGCATTTGGAAATGTCATTACGCTCAATGCACCCATGTTGATTCAATGCCTGTTCCATTCTGGCACTGCAAaatccttcaaatccagataCCAGACAGCAGATTATATTGTAGTCAACAACCAAGACAGTACCAAAGGACTATTCAACTGGTGCCATGTTGGAGGACCAACAAAATGTTCTGGCTCAGAAAGTGCTGTGAGCATGCAAATGCCCATGTTTAAAATATACACAATATGAAGATACTTGAAGATGGCCCCGTAAATCCATCAGTGAAGAAGACCTGTCCTTTCCTcaactgaaatggtgctttaaTCTGATGTTAGCTCTTCACATTGCTGCTAATCCATGTTGCCATGTTAGCAGAAACTTAAAGTTCCCCTTCTGAGTTTCTCTCTTGGGTGCATTTTCTCCCACACCCAGCTGGAAGTTAAATCATTGTTAATAGTCAAAGAGATGCCCGTTTTCTCCTGTTGTCTATAACCCACCCACTTGGATTCACGTTTAGCTTCAGCATATTCATAACCCATTGATCCTTCTGAGCACCTTTGATGAACTCTTCTAGCGAAAGCTggcctgcaaaaaaaaaacaatataaactaATTGTCCTTCGCTATGAattgtcattattaatttattgtttttggCACTTTTATTCAAAGCAATTTACTTTAGTCCAACAAGGCCATTTACTGGAATATCTACAGGTATGTGAAGTACTTTCCTCAGGATTATAGTTTATATCTTAAAATAGATTGCTGGTAGAGGAGGGGAgtacccattacctgtaaatcacTGAGTGGAGCACacagaaaaatgctatatactgtaggtgcaaggattattgattattatttatAGCACCTTATCACACCCGCTGGTTTTCATTCACCAGACAAGAGTGCTTGAACTACTTCACGTTGCactacacatatactgtatgctcaggaacaagtaataggtttattccatgctgaaaagagaagaaagaaaacacagcatttcgggtgtgaagaagaaggcaccacagccgaaacgttgttttcttacttctcttttcagcatggaataaacctattacttgttcctttgcaaccttcGTACAGcaggctgacgcagctacccacctgaactactgtatgctCATATTTATATtgagaatgaaaacattttttttattagaagcACTTGAGAAGATATATTTGATAAGAGGCATAAAAGCAATACACTCTCAATGTTATACATTTCAGTTTTAAGCAACGATACAGACTATATCCATGGCAGTTGAATAAGCGAGGCGTCTTCAGAGAGGGAAAAATGGCATGTGCAATTCAAATTATAGCGAAGCTCTGAAATTCATCAGATCATATGAATACTAAGCTAAAACCTGCAGATATCTGGAATTTTAACAACTAGGTTTCGAGTAATTTCAGCACGCCGCGCACATAGCCAAGTACAAGCCGCAATACTGTCGTGCTACAACGCAGGTTTTAGGAATAACTATAATTCAGTGTTGTGCAATTACATCCTGCTACCACTTACCATCACCGTTTTCGTCAACAAGTTCGAATATTCTCTCACAAACTTCATCGGGCGTAAGGAGAGGGGTTTCGTCTTTTGCCGTTGCACCCGTCTTGATGCTATAAATTGCCTATCgacaaacaaaagaagaaaaaagtcaCTGCAAGTCTTCCACATTTTTTAAGAATCTTAAAGGGACCCTGACACGTTTCTGTAAGCAGCTGAAAGAAGCTGGCAAATAACGAACATGATTACGACACCAAGTCACACAAGCGTGATCGCCGTCTGTGTGCTTTATAGAACCGCACTAGATCTTACCGCTATGATTTGCCGCAGTTCCTCTCTTTCAAGGCATCCGTTACCATCTTTGTCATAAACTTTAAAGGACCACCGCAGTTTGTGTTCAAGTTTCCCTCTAAGGACGAGATTTAGAGCTGCAACGTATTCCAAAAAGTCGATGGTATTGTCCTAGAAaggtgaaaacaaaatgtaggcAGTGTCAAGTTAGAAAAGCCTCTATCACTTAGAAGAACTGACATACGGAGTACTAACATACTGTGTCAATGTTTtacaacacacacagagagacggTCCTCACACCCGTCTCTGGCAGGTTTTATTCTGTTTATGATCCACCACCCATTTTCACTAATAACCGGATTCACGCAGCATTAAGATTAACATCGTCGAAGAATGGCAAGGTCAGATTCTGAACTGCTTGCAGTTCTGTTCAGAaactcttcacctatcctgataTTCAACGATTGTTAAAGAACCAGTGGAAATGGAATTGAAATACCACGTTAAAGCTATAATTATGCAATGTTGTTCCCgtacaatataaatgtatatcaaAGCCAAATCCACACAGTCGTATTTTTTGAGTCAAGCCTATTAATAAACGCTGTTTTTGTGAAGAACTAGGCGGTAGCCTGGTCCTTTACCTCGTTGGTGTCAAATGTCCTGAACATGTTGTCCATATACAAGGATTCCTCTGTCGTGTCAGTAACTCCAAAAAACCTTTTGAACTCGTGCAAAAATAAAGCTCCACTTGGGCATTCCACTACAAAAGTCTTATACAATTCCTGTAGCTCTGCAATATCAACCTCTCTGTGATCACTTTGGAACTGCCCCATCGTTTAACCTAATGTCAGCCCTTGTCTTTAGTGGTGTGAAGACCAGTTGATCCGCTTTTCAGAGGGCTGGGATAGCCATTGCTCAGAAGTGGAGGTCTTGCTTGTAGGTCTCTGAGTATCTTTGCGAAAGATTTCCCCAAAGGCATAACTTTAAGTACTAACGTTGACTACCCTGGGCGATATTTATAGATCTCTGCAATCTCATTTGCTTTCCAATCTACTAAATCCTAATCCAAAAACACTGCTTTTGTTGTTTAACGACCCCAAAATAATTTACACTAACTCTCAATTAAGCGAAGTATAGGACTTGTCAAAGGGGTTTATCTCCTGTCCAGAAGTATGTTTCCATTGTTGTTGttatatttcatttcactttattTTGCTCGTATAATTACGTACATTAACtttgcagaaaaaaactaaTGCTAATGCCGTGCTTAAATTCC is a window of Lepisosteus oculatus isolate fLepOcu1 chromosome 21, fLepOcu1.hap2, whole genome shotgun sequence DNA encoding:
- the LOC102691178 gene encoding guanylyl cyclase-activating protein 2-like, producing MGQFQSDHREVDIAELQELYKTFVVECPSGALFLHEFKRFFGVTDTTEESLYMDNMFRTFDTNEDNTIDFLEYVAALNLVLRGKLEHKLRWSFKVYDKDGNGCLEREELRQIIAAIYSIKTGATAKDETPLLTPDEVCERIFELVDENGDGQLSLEEFIKGAQKDQWVMNMLKLNVNPSGWVIDNRRKRASL